Proteins co-encoded in one bacterium genomic window:
- the rpmE gene encoding 50S ribosomal protein L31: MKKGIHPQYRQTTVTCACGETFTTGSTRENIRVEICSKCHPFYTGQRKFVDSEGRVQKFAKKYGLQI, encoded by the coding sequence ATGAAGAAGGGCATTCATCCGCAATATCGTCAGACGACGGTGACGTGCGCGTGTGGCGAGACATTCACCACGGGTTCGACGAGGGAGAACATCCGGGTGGAGATCTGCTCGAAGTGCCACCCATTCTATACGGGACAACGGAAGTTCGTCGACTCCGAGGGGCGCGTGCAGAAATTTGCCAAGAAGTACGGCCTTCAGATCTAA
- a CDS encoding M23 family metallopeptidase: MTRFSRFAPAIVLLAVTLAIVPSLLPGSLLARSHSAPTLSAPTQTRVQTHPVIVVHLRPVALPMPVSPPPLAHTVVAGDTPWDVARMAGVDVAALLAVNHLVPGALLHPGQVLVLPPADTPGVGDVRRAAAPPQPVTHTVVPGDTLWDIAASAGVSVSALAAANQLVPRETLHLGRVLIVPAEGSAPTVRTATGPAAPRPGSAGSSGEPLSTAQQIQARRSQLSWPASGTITSRFGWRIHPIFRTREFHTGLDIATRWGSPVLAARSGVVRFVGWKSGYGQMIVLDHGDGLETTYSHLSSAVVSPGQTVAQGQLIGHIGNSGWSTGPHLFFEVRRDGVAVDPTGYLN, from the coding sequence ATGACCCGGTTCAGTCGGTTTGCGCCTGCCATCGTGCTGCTCGCCGTCACGCTCGCAATCGTGCCGAGCCTGCTCCCGGGGAGTCTCTTGGCGCGGAGTCACTCTGCGCCAACGCTGTCTGCCCCGACACAGACGAGGGTGCAGACCCACCCCGTGATCGTCGTGCACCTCCGGCCGGTCGCCCTTCCGATGCCGGTGTCCCCACCGCCGCTGGCGCACACGGTCGTCGCAGGCGACACACCCTGGGACGTCGCGCGCATGGCGGGTGTCGACGTTGCGGCGCTGCTCGCCGTGAACCATCTTGTTCCAGGAGCGTTGCTCCATCCCGGTCAGGTGCTCGTGCTCCCGCCGGCCGATACCCCGGGCGTCGGGGACGTCCGTCGTGCCGCGGCCCCGCCGCAGCCTGTGACGCACACGGTCGTGCCCGGGGACACGCTCTGGGATATCGCCGCGAGCGCGGGAGTGAGCGTGAGCGCGTTGGCCGCGGCGAATCAACTTGTCCCGCGCGAGACGCTGCACCTGGGGCGCGTGTTGATCGTTCCGGCGGAGGGAAGTGCGCCGACGGTGCGCACCGCGACCGGCCCCGCCGCGCCACGTCCCGGTTCGGCCGGGTCGAGCGGCGAGCCTCTGTCGACAGCGCAGCAAATCCAGGCGCGGCGATCGCAGTTGTCGTGGCCGGCGTCCGGCACGATCACGTCCCGGTTCGGGTGGCGCATCCATCCGATCTTTCGAACCCGAGAGTTCCACACCGGCCTCGACATCGCGACGCGCTGGGGATCGCCTGTGCTGGCGGCGCGGAGCGGCGTCGTGCGGTTCGTGGGCTGGAAGTCCGGATACGGCCAGATGATCGTGCTAGACCACGGCGACGGTCTCGAGACCACCTACTCTCATCTGTCGTCCGCCGTGGTGTCGCCCGGGCAGACGGTGGCGCAGGGACAACTCATCGGGCACATCGGGAACAGCGGGTGGAGTACTGGTCCGCACCTCTTCTTCGAAGTCCGGCGAGACGGGGTCGCGGTCGACCCGACCGGGTACCTGAACTAG